The Pyrenophora tritici-repentis strain M4 chromosome 2, whole genome shotgun sequence genome window below encodes:
- a CDS encoding Herpes-BLLF1 multi-domain protein, translating to MKFTTTAIAATAATMVSALPQATQFEKISPGDTFHVMSLRTGTPIQFGNMQAANSRLYINAPKQNETNCGDEHNYATFQLGQNGTLNLFTEAPYQSVYVDRSGMAQGAIGFTTGAQPGPKYAQYDGWSITKDSILTYTTNDIFKDQLNFQACPNAVGGGYAVWLGGNFDPAGQKDCIPFSGLAVKKPEDLRCHYSF from the coding sequence ATGAAGttcaccaccaccgccaTTGCTGCTACTGCCGCCACCATGGTCTCTGCTCTTCCCCAGGCCACTCAGTTCGAGAAGATCAGCCCCGGCGACACCTTCCACGTCATGAGCCTTCGCACTGGCACCCCCATCCAGTTCGGCAACATGCAAGCCGCCAACAGCCGACTCTACATCAACGCTCCTAAGCAGAACGAGACCAACTGCGGCGACGAGCACAACTACGCTACCTTCCAGCTCGGCCAGAACGGCACCCTCAACCTCTTCACCGAGGCCCCATACCAGTCTGTCTACGTCGACCGCTCCGGCATGGCCCAAGGCGCCATCGGCTTCACCACTGGAGCTCAGCCCGGTCCCAAGTACGCTCAATACGACGGCTGGTCCATCACCAAGGACAGCATTCTCACCTACACTACCAACGACATCTTCAAGGACCAGCTTAACTTCCAGGCTTGTCCCAACGCTGTTGGTGGTGGCTACGCCGTCTGGCTCGGTGGTAACTTTGACCCCGCTGGCCAGAAGGACTGCATTCCCTTCAGTGGTCTCGCCGTCAAGAAGCCCGAGGACCTCCGCTGCCACTACTCTTTCTAA
- a CDS encoding ProP, Permease major facilitator superfamily, whose protein sequence is MGEQDSVQISPDEQQETMTQYSSKQGLVTREPYGPSGFRGLFTNPYVAMCAAFATIGGLLFGYDQGVISVTLVMDQFLARFPRVSTEASGAGFWKGLMTAMLELGALIGALFAGWLADKLSRKYSIVVAVGVFTVGSILQTAAMEYAMLTVGRLIGGMGIGALAAIAPLYISEIAPPEIRGALLVLQELSIVLGIVIAFWTTYGTRYMAGEWSWRLPFLIQMLPGLILGAGVVFLPFSPRWLCSKGRDEEALVVLGKLRKLPTDDPRIFQEWCEIRAEVTFNHEVNVERHPDLQTPTRMNGFKLEVQSWLDCFRHGCWKRTVVGVGLMFFQQFVGINALIYYSPSLFKTLGQDYEMQLLLSGIINCMQLFGVVTSLWTMDRFGRRPLLLIGAGLMFICHLIIAVLVGKFGDRWTDYAAEGWVAVAFLFFYMFSFGATWGPVPWSMPAEIFPSSLRAKGVALSTCSNWLNNFIIGLITPPLVQNTGYGAYTFFVVFCLLAFIFTFFIVPETSGKTLEEMDSVFKDVSSEAEERQKARIMHDIVEGKRDDITIAKP, encoded by the exons ATGGGCGAACAAGACTCAGTTCAGATTTCTCCCGATGAGCAACAAGAGACGATGACGCAATACTCCAGTAAGCAAGGGTTGGTGACTAGGGAACCATACGGGCCATCAG GCTTCCGCGGTCTCTTCACAAACCCTTATGTGGCCATGTGTGCGGCGTTCGCTACCATTGGTGGCCTTCTCTTCGGATACGACCAGGGTGTCATATCAGTAACTCTCGTTATGGACCAATTCCTCGCACGCTTCCCACGTGTCTCGACCGAGGCATCAGGAGCAGGGTTTTGGAAAGGCTTGATGACAGCTATGCTAGAATTGGGTGCCCTGATTGGCGCACTCTTTGCGGGTTGGCTTGCAGACAAGTTATCTAGGAAATATTCCATCGTTGTTGCAGTCGGAGTCTTTACCGTTGGCAGTATATTGCAGACTGCGGCAATGGAATATGCGATGCTGACTGTTGGGAGACTAATCGGAGGTATGGGTATTGGAGC GCTTGCAGCTATCGCTCCACTCTACATCTCTGAGATTGCACCTCCTGAGATTCGAGGCGCTCTACTCGTCCTACAGGAGCTGAGTATCGTGCTCGGTATTGTGATCGCCTTCTGGACAACCTACGGTACTCGATACATGGCGGGTGAATGGTCTTGGCGCCTCCCTTTCCTAATTCAAATGTTGCCTGGTCTCATATTGGGCGCTGGCGTCGTGTTCTTGCCATTCTCTCCTCGTTGGCTCTGCAGCAAAGGTCGAGATGAAGAAGCCCTTGTCGTCTTGGGTAAACTTCGCAAACTACCCACCGATGACCCGCGTATCTTCCAGGAATGGTGCGAAATTCGCGCCGAAGTCACCTTCAACCACGAAGTCAATGTTGAGAGACATCCCGACTTGCAAACACCTACGCGTATGAACGGTTTCAAACTGGAGGTACAATCTTGGCTGGACTGCTTTAGACATGGATGCTGGAAGCGGActgttgttggtgttggcCTCATgttcttccagcaattcgTTG GTATAAATGCGCTCATCTACTACTCACCATCTCTCTTCAAGACGCTAGGCCAAGACTATGAGATGCAGCTCCTACTTTCCGGAATCATCAATTGCATGCAACTCTTCGGTGTCGTTACGAGCTTATGGACTATGGATCGTTTCGGACGTCGACCTTTGCTCCTGATTGGCGCTGGGCTCATGTTCATCTGTCATCTCATCATCGCCGTCTTGGTAGGCAAGTTTGGGGATCGGTGGACCGACTATGCAGCCGAAGGCTGGGTCGCAGTTgctttcctcttcttctacATGTTCAGCTTCGGTGCCACCTGGGGCCCAGTCCCGTGGTCGATGCCCGCGGAAATCTTCCCGTCGTCTTTGCGAGCCAAAGGCGTTGCGCTTTCTACGTGTTCGAACTGGCTGAACAACTTCATTATT GGCCTCATTACTCCCCCTCTTGTACAAAACACGGGCTACGGAGCTTACACAttcttcgtcgtcttctGTCTTCTCGCTTTTATTTTCACCTTCTTTATTGTCCCAGAGACGTCGGGGAAAACGCTGGAGGAGATGGACAGCGTTTTCAAAGATGTCAGCAGTGAGGCAGAAGAGCGGCAAAAGGCGCGCATCATGCACGACATTGTTGAGGGAAAGAGAGACGACATTACGATTGCAAAGCCTTAG
- a CDS encoding UPF0075 domain containing protein, translating to MRDSTTSYTSPQSNTKRTRESIRDALDIHVLGVCSGSGLIQLDCALVRYRQASPRAALRLELVQYGSVPTSSIVRNQILASLREVECNPTVVAHVNTLLGCMFSNGIKTFCHNYGVQIDSIDLIGTHMSGLRRVAMPESDDLNMHTLGWNVDVTANTGVTTVFDFAVIETSYVKPHVSPVAFVNRIFLRHPFKFRACLAIGELVNCSFIPPWTDGSPWKTYWRDCGPGSLLVNYAVRYCTSNNCHEDNNGKLGMRGMVNQAVVKQFLAYNDYSTSLPSPRIAREMFGDHEAQRLIDTCLSLKLSRADIIATITRITAENMLRQYCRLLALGFSEHQTVEELFISGPSARNTNIIDYLEAELPESVITKPLDDIGIPGDANEA from the exons ATGCGCGACTCAACGACGAGCTATACCAGCCCACAAAGCAATACGAAGAGGACCAGGGAGAGCATTCGAGATGCATTGGACATCCACGTCCTGGGTGTCTGTAGTGGAAGTGGCCTGATCCAGCTCGACTGTGCGTTGGTTCGGTATCGACAGGCCTCTCCACGCGCCGCGCTCCGCCTGGAACTCGTTCAA TACGGCTCGGTACCTACTTCCTCCATCGTCCGAAACCAGATCCTTGCCTCTCTTCGCGAGGTCGAGTGCAACCCTACGGTGGTGGCCCACGTCAACACACTACTGGGGTGCATGTTCTCCAATGGGATCAAGACATTTTGCCACAACTATGGTGTGCAGATCGATTCTATAGACCTGATCGGCACCCACATGTCAGGTTTAAGACGGGTAGCTATGCCCGAGTCAGACGACCTGAACATGCACACATTGGGATGGAATGTCGACGTCACCGCCAATACGGGTGTCACCACTGTCTTCGATTTCGCAGTCATTGAGACTAGCTACGTTAAGCCCCACGTTTCTCCAGTGGCATTTGTCAATAGGATATTCTTGAGACACCCCTTCAAGTTCCGCGCCTGTCTCGCCATCGGCGAGCTAGTGAATTGCAGCTTCATCCCTCCCTGGACCGACGGGAGTCCTTGGAAAACATACTGGCGCGACTGTGGTCCTGGGAGCCTGTTAGTCAACTACGCTGTGAGGTATTGTACTTCGAACAACTGTCACGAAGACAACAATGGCAAGTTGGGGATGCGCGGAATGGTCAACCAGGCTGTAGTGAAACAGTTTCTCGCATATAACGACTACTCAACCAGTCTACCTTCTCCAAGAATAGCTAGAGAGATGTTTGGCGACCACGAAGCCCAACGACTGATCGATACGTGTCTCTCCCTGAAATTATCTAGGGCAGATATCATCGCCACCATCACACGCATAACAGCCGAGAACATGCTCAGACAGTACTGCAGATTACTCGCGCTTGGCTTCTCTGAACACCAGACCGTAGAAGAACTCTTCATCAGCGGCCCGAGTGCACGCAATACCAACATTATCGACTACCTCGAAGCAGAGCTTCCCGAGAGCGTCATCACAAAGCCTCTAGACGATATCGGCATACCGGGCGATGCGAATGAGGCT TAG
- a CDS encoding ProP, Permease major facilitator superfamily — translation MPGGGVVAVTGTTDVNRVEAPVTVRAYLIVAFAAFGGIFFGYDTGWMGGVLNMDYFIKQYTGAEYPDVKFPGVDHLDIQITDYRKSTFTIAPWQQSLVTSILSAGTFFGAIMAGDIADFIGRRITIIMGCGIFIIGGILETASTGLGVMVAGRLIAGFGVGFISSIVILYMSEIAPKKVRGAVVAGYQFCITIGILLANCVVYATQNRRDTGSYRIPIAVQFLWAVILAVGLALLPESPRYWVKKGKLDKAASALGRVRGQPLDSEYIQDELAEIIANHEYEMSVLPQTSYLGSWMACFEGSIMKPSSNARRTTLGIFMQAMQQLTGINFIFYFGPVFFQQLGSISDPFLISLVTTLVNVLSTPASFVMVEKIGRRPLLIFGAAGMVVMQYIVGAIGATAGRNTVDHPANPNATKAMIAFICLNISVFATTWGPCAWIVIGEIFPLTIRSRGVGLSTASNWFWNCIIGIITPYLVADRPDSARLGSNVFFLWGSLCCISFLFAYFFVPETKGLTLEQVDKMLEESTPRTSRKWKPHSTFAGEMNLAEKHIEIPVENVAAKHESV, via the exons ATGCCAGGAGGTGGTGTCGTTGCCGTCACCGGCACGACCGATGTCAACCGCGTCGAAGCCCCCGTTACCGTCCGTGCCTACCTGATTGTTGCTTTTGCAGCCTTTGGTGGTATCTTCTTCGGATATGATACCGGCTGGATGGGTGGTGTCCTTAACATGGACTACTTTATCAAGCAATACACTGGAGCCGAATACCCCGACGTCAAGTTCCCCGGCGTCGACCACTTGGACATTCAGATCACCGACTACCGCAAATCTACCTTCACTATCGCACCATGGCAACAATCCCTTGTTACATCTATCCTCTCCGCTGG TACTTTCTTTGGTGCCATCATGGCTGGTGATATTGCTGACTTTATCGGACGTCGTATCACTATTATCATGGGTTGCGGTATCTTCATTATTGGTGGTATTCTCGAGACTGCCTCTACCGGTCTTGGTGTCATGGTTGCTGGTCGTCTCATTGCTGGTTTCGGTGTTGGTTTCATATCCTCCATCGTTATTCTGTACATGTCCGAGATCGCGCCCAAGAAGGTCCGTGGTGCTGTTGTTGCTG GATACCAATTCTGCATTACCATCGGTATCTTGCTCGCCAACTGCGTTGTCTACGCTACCCAGAACCGTCGTGATACCGGATCCTACCGTATTCCGATCGCCGTCCAGTTCTTGTGGGCTGTTATCCTCGCTGTTGGTCTCGCTCTTCTGCCAGAGTCCCCCCGTTACTGGGTCAAGAAGGGAAAGCTCGACAAGGCTGCTTCCGCCCTTGGCCGTGTCCGTGGCCAACCCCTCGACTCCGAATACATTCAGGATGAACTTGCTGAAATTATTGCCAACCACGAGTACGAGATGTCCGTTCTTCCCCAGACCAGCTACCTTGGCTCCTGGATGGCCTGCTTCGAGGGCAGCATCATGAAGCCTTCTTCCAACGCTCGCCGTACTACTCTCGGTATCTTCATGCAGGCTATGCAGCAGTTGACTGGTATTAACTTCATCTTCTACTTCGGCCCCGTCTTCTTCCAGCAGCTCGGTTCGATCAGCGACCCCTTCTTGATCTCCCTCGTCACTACCCTCGTCAACGTGCTCTCTACCCCCGCCTCGTTCGTCATGGTTGAGAAGATTGGACGTCGTCCTCTCCTCATCTTCGGTGCCGCCGGTATGGTTGTCATGCAGTACATCGTCGGTGCTATCGGAGCCACCGCTGGCAGGAACACTGTCGACCATCCCGCCAACCCCAACGCTACCAAGGCCATGATCGCATTCATTTGCTTGAACATTTCCGTCTTCGCCACCACCTGGGGACCTTGCGCCTGGATTGTCATTGGTGAAATCTTCCCTCTCACCATCCGATCCCGCGGTGTTGGTCTTTCCACTGCTAGCAAC TGGTTCTGGAACTGCATCATCGGTATCATTACTCCCTACCTTGTTGCCGACCGTCCCGACTCTGCTCGTCTCGGATCCAACGTCTTCTTCCTGTGGGGTTCCCTCTGCTGCATCTCCT TCCTCTTCGCCTACTTCTTCGTTCCCGAGACCAAGGGCCTCACTCTCGAGCAAGTCGACAAGATGTTGGAGGAGAGCACTCCCCGCACTTCTCGCAAGTGGAAACCCCACAGCACCTTTGCCGGCGAGATGAACCTCGCAGAGAAGCACATCGAGATCCCCGTGGAGAACGTTGCTGCCAAGCACGAGTCCGTCTAA
- a CDS encoding BTB domain containing protein translates to MRPPKPIQASKSVMTLPKLIRAIKSSMANYVSTAMVTLRVGKDLEKKDFMVHGSFLTKRSEFFRRALNGSWKEAETRIINLPDDEPEIVALYVNFVYTGQLSTAPEIGNKNNNNQDSIGLTKYEFLDYIHDAYDTLFSIFIFAEKIQDIKTKNAIVVAVLCLLKTKGPEDTLTVP, encoded by the exons ATGAGGCCGCCAAAACCCATTCAAGCTAGCAAGTCTGTCATGACATTGCCCAAACTCATTCGAGCTATCAAGTCTAGCATGGCGAA CTATGTATCCACTGCGATGGTTACCTTACGCGTAGGTAAGGACCTCGAAAAGAAAGATTTCATGGTTCACGGATCCTTTCTTACGAAACGCTCCGAATTCTTTCGACGTGCCTTGAACGGTAGCTGGAAGGAGGCTGAGACGCGCATCATTAATCTACCCGACGACGAACCTGAAATTGTCGCCCTGTATGTCAACTTTGTCTATACAGGCCAACTTTCGACTGCACCCGAGATCGGaaacaagaacaacaacaaccaaGATTCAATTGGTCTCACAAAATACGAGTTTCTTGATTATATCCATGATGCATACGACACTCTGTTCAGCATATTCATCTTCGCTGAAAAGATCCAGGATATCAAGACAAAGAACGCTATAGTGGTAGCTGTTTTATGCTTATTGAAAACAAAGGGTCCAGAGGATACCTTGACGGTACCATAG
- a CDS encoding histone H1 — MPPKKTSTPSKAKAAPTAPAHGSYIEMVKDAIVNLKERNGSSRQAIQKYIQANNNIGNLSDAAFRSHVNRAITSGEEKGDFARPKGTSGPVKLAKKEAKPAAAATTKKAEPKAEKKTTEKKTVEKKTTEKKAPAAKKATATKAKAATTTKAAAAPKKAVGRPKKVTAAAATTTTKAAPAAKPKANASKPRKAAATSAPAVEEEVSRVLGKTKSGRVTKTKAPATASPKAAKATKKAPAAKKAAPAVKKATTPKKKATPQEGHTKGQGMSDLSCLKSLFFVLCPSSFLATTVR; from the exons ATGCCTCCCAAGAAGACCTCCACCCCCTCCAAGGCAAAGGCCGCTCCCACCGCGCCCGCCCATGGCTCCTACATCG AAATGGTAAAGGACGCTATCGTCAAC CTTAAGGAGCGCAATGGATCCAG CCGTCAAGCAATCCAGAAGTACATCCAGgccaacaacaacatcgGCAACCTTAGCGATGCTGCCTTCCGCAGTCACGTCAACCGCGCCATCACCTCTGGTGAGGAGAAGGGTGACTTTGCACGTCCCAAGG GCACCTCTGGACCAGTGAAGCTTGCAAAGAAGGAGGCCAagcctgctgctgccgccaCTACCAAGAAGGCTGAGCCCAAGGCTGAGAAGAAGACCACCGAAAAGAAGACCGTTGAGAAGAAGACGACTGAGAAGAAGGCCCCTGCTGCTAAGAAGGCCACCGCCACC AAGGCTAAGGCTGCCACTACCACCAaggctgctgctgctcccAAGAAGGCCGTTGGACGTCCCAAGAAGGTCACTGCTGCCGCTGCCACCACTACCACCAAGGCTGCCCCTGCTGCTAAACCCAAGGCCAACGCCAGCAAACCTCGCAAGGCCGCTGCCACCTCAGCACCCGCTGTCGAGGAAGAGGTTTCGCGAGTCCTCGGCAAGACTAAGTCTGGTCGCGTCACCAAAACCAAGGCACCCGCCACCGCCTCACCCAAGGCAGCCAAGGCCACCAAGAAGGCACCCGCAGCAAAGAAGGCCGCCCCGGCAGTGAAGAAGGCCACGACCCCCAAGAAGAAGGCTACCCCCCAAGAAGGCCACACCAAAGGCCAAGGCATGAGCGACCTCTCTTGCCTGAAGTCTCTCTTCTTCGTTCTCTGTCCATCTTCTTTCCTTGCCACTACAGTGCGCTGA
- a CDS encoding RPAP1-C multi-domain protein has protein sequence MEFQRGERVNLNFDTGAVEKLDHEEQQHASPMPVFPSFVGDIQERDSSLANPPVAPSPKPNVNGFPAHKKRVPKVSAFKQQRAAKEQQAAAAAAAPPKAPPKAQDAPQPQTKPRSAFGVDRDEERRAIDEENRRTLAAMSDAEIEQERQDLLSSLNPVLLQKLLLRSNIDDGSNERDWDSVPPEPVPAAEVPPPVTDQAELEPQTKAPIVPSIPTNHPEAEATTTSPSVPDEQPTDSIHFPQPPQPPSLDPGDPAFLKTLHEKYFPLLPYDPSTLSWMEPIDPSDTKSPYHPSQTALNPAELRFDFSGNLLPPSVARSIPTDRGLHHHAEAPEAAGYTIPELAVTARSKVASQRCIAYQTLGRILYRLGKGQYGAESPKKNTDGPVRIAKNPDVQDDDEEGEWVEDDVGAAISEGLWQCVKEGRVIETLTEEANKERGHLTARTYAQEALWNWQRGGGRKTNAV, from the exons ATGGAGTTCCAAAGAGGAGAGCGCGTAAACCTAAACTTCGATACCGGCGCAGTCGAGAAGCTGGACCATGAAGAACAACAGCATGCGTCTCCCATGCCCGTGTTCCCCTCCTTTGTCGGCGACATTCAAGAGCGCGATTCATCTCTAGCTAACCCTCCCGTCGCGCCCTCACCTAAGCCAAATGTAAACGGGTTTCCGGCACACAAGAAACGCGTGCCGAAAGTATCGGCTTTCAAGCAACAGCGCGCAGCAAAAGAACAGCaagctgctgctgccgctgccgccCCGCCAAAAGCGCCTCCCAAGGCACAAGATGCGCCACAACCACAAACGAAGCCACGGAGCGCGTTTGGTGTTGACCGCGATGAGGAAAGGAGAGCAATAGACGAGGAGAATAGGCGGACATTGGCTGCCATGTCCGATGCAGAGATTGAACAAGAGCGACAAGATCTTCTGTCAAGTCTCAATCCGGTGTTGCTGCAGAAGTTGCTCTTGCGGTCGAACATCGACGACGGGAGCAATGAGCGCGACTGGGACTCTGTGCCACCAGAACCGGTACCTGCAGCAGAGGTACCACCACCTGTGACTGACCAAGCCGAGCTAGAACCGCAAACCAAGGCGCCGA TCGTTCCTTCCATACCTACAAATCATCCCGAAGCAGAAGCAACCACCACATCGCCATCTGTCCCCGACGAACAACCCACAGACTCCATCCACTTCCCTCAACCTCCACAACCTCCTTCTCTCGACCCCGGCGACCCTGCCTTCCTCAAAACGCTACACGAGAAATACTTTCCCTTGCTCCCCTATGACCCGTCGACGCTCTCCTGGATGGAGCCCATCGACCCTTCCGACACAAAATCTCCATACCACCCCTCGCAAACCGCCCTGAACCCCGCCGAGCTCCGTTTCGACTTTTCAGGCAACCTGCTTCCCCCGAGCGTAGCGCGCAGTATACCGACCGACAGGGGCTTACATCATCACGCTGAAGCCCCAGAGGCAGCGGGCTACACAATACCGGAGCTGGCAGTGACGGCGAGGAGTAAAGTCGCAAGCCAGCGATGTATCGCGTATCAGACTCTGGGCAGGATTCTGTACAGACTGGGCAAGGGGCAATACGGTGCTGAGAGCCCGAAGAAGAACACTGACGGGCCAGTGCGCATTGCGAAGAATCCAGACGTGCAGGACGATGACGAGGAAGGAGAGTGGGTTGAGGACGATGTGGGTGCCGCCATTTCAGAAGGACTCTGGCAGTGCGTTAAAGAGGGAAGGGTAATTGAGACTTTGACAGAAGAAGCGAATAAGGAGCGTGGTCATCTTACAGCACGCACATATGCTCAGGAAGCGCTATGGAATTGGCAGAGGGGAGGTGGAAGGAAGACAAATGCCGTGTAA